In Desulfosporosinus youngiae DSM 17734, the genomic stretch ATCCACATACTCTTCTACCACCGGTAAGCTGTCAACCTGATGTTGGACCAATTTTTTTGCAGCACTCAAAACAGGTTCATCTAGAGTAGCCATGTATATGTTTGGCATGCGTGTCATTATGACCCCGACCGGAACTTGCTGAAGATCCATTTTTCCGATAGAAGCTTTTAAAATATCTTTTCGTGAGATCATTCCTAAAAGAACCCTGTCTTCCCGAACCACTGTCAGACTCCCTACATTTTGCGTAAACATCGTAACCGCCGCTTCATAGATACTGGCATCTTCCAGTACAGTAACCGGCATTGACTTAAATGCGCAGACTCGGAGCTGAAGCATGCGTTCCATAATAGGAGAAGGCCCGAGATCTTCACGATAAGAATACCCGACGCGCGGTCTGGCTACTAAGACTCCTGACATCGTTAAAATGGTTAAATCCGGGCGGAGAGTAGCTCTCGTCAAATTCAACATTGCTGCAATCTTTTCACCCGTAATGGAACCTGATGCTTTCACGATCTCCACAATTCGCTGTTGCCGTTCCGTCCATTCCAACCAATTTCACCTCTTATGTTCTTGCTCTGGCTTTAATGTGACATACTAATAAAGTTCGATTCGATCGATTATACCATATAATATTGTTCATTGAATAGATAGTGTTACCTGTAAAACCTATAAATTTTTATCAATATAAAAACACTCCTGTCAAAAACAAGAGTGTTTTTATTAATATAGCGGCTTGGTTTTGTATGACAAGTGGCTATCAACGAATACTCAGGTATCAGTTTTAAGCCAAAACACTTAACTCACCCAAGCATCCCAGCATCTTCACACATTGCCCAAGTAAAGCCAGGCGTGCCTTTTTCAAGTCCTCATCGTCAACCATAATCATGACCGCCTGGAAAAGAGCTTCGATTTGCGGGACTAT encodes the following:
- a CDS encoding helix-turn-helix transcriptional regulator is translated as MEWTERQQRIVEIVKASGSITGEKIAAMLNLTRATLRPDLTILTMSGVLVARPRVGYSYREDLGPSPIMERMLQLRVCAFKSMPVTVLEDASIYEAAVTMFTQNVGSLTVVREDRVLLGMISRKDILKASIGKMDLQQVPVGVIMTRMPNIYMATLDEPVLSAAKKLVQHQVDSLPVVEEYVDENGNECYEVVGRFTKTNVTKLFVEISEAE